ACAGGTTTTTTCATAGAGCAACAGTTTTTTTATTACTATTCTTTTCCTACCTGAAATCGTGAAAATCTGTTAATAATAATATTTTCACCGATTTCAGTAATTTTTGATGTAAGGAGTTCTTTCACTTTTACAGATGTATCTTTAACAAAGATCTGATCCAAAAGACAAAATTCTGAATAGAACTTTTCCATTTTGCCGTCTACAATCTTTTCAATTACGTTCTCAGGTTTTCCGGTCACTTGCTCAGTAAAGATTTTTCTTTCCTTTTCTATTATGTCTTCAGGAACTTCTTCACGTTTAACATATTTCGGATCCGATGCAGCAATCTGCATAGCAATATCTTTCACAAATGCCTGGAAATTTTCATTTTTAGCAACAAAATCTGTCTCACAGTTTATTTCAACCAAAACACCGATTTTCCCGCCCATATGCAGGTACGAACCAATAATACCTTGGTTTGCTGTACGGCTTGATTTTTTTGCTGCTACTGCAATACCTTTTATCTTTAATATCTCCATTGCAGTGTTTATATCGCCTTTTGCTTCTTTAAGCGCATTTTTACAATCCATCATACCAACATTGGTTTGATCTCTTAGCTCTTTTACTTTCTCTGCGGGAATCTCCATAACAACTCCTTTATCATCTATGCCCTTCATGCGGACTGGCACTTATTCTTTTTCTTCTTTTTCAACCTTCTTAGTTTTCTTCTTTGGCTCTTTGCTTTCTTTTCCATCTTGCTTTTCTCCTGCCGATTCAGCTACTGCACCTTCTTTTTTATCGGTTTTTTCCTCGACAGATTTTCCGTCATCCTTTTTTGTGTAATGCGCCGATGCTTTACCTTCGAGTATTGCGTCAGCAAACACTGATGTCAATATACGAACCGATTTCATAGCATCATCGTTTCCTGGCACACAATAATCAATTTCTTCAGGATCAGAATTCGTATCAACAATAGCAACAATAGGTATACCTAGTTTCTTTGCTTCAGCAACGGCTATTTTCTCTTTTTTGGGATCAATGATGATCACTGCTTTCGGCAACACCTTCATCTCTTTTATCCCTTCAAGATTTTTGCGCAATTTGAATAACTCG
The sequence above is a segment of the Candidatus Ancaeobacter aquaticus genome. Coding sequences within it:
- the tsf gene encoding translation elongation factor Ts, with the protein product MKGIDDKGVVMEIPAEKVKELRDQTNVGMMDCKNALKEAKGDINTAMEILKIKGIAVAAKKSSRTANQGIIGSYLHMGGKIGVLVEINCETDFVAKNENFQAFVKDIAMQIAASDPKYVKREEVPEDIIEKERKIFTEQVTGKPENVIEKIVDGKMEKFYSEFCLLDQIFVKDTSVKVKELLTSKITEIGENIIINRFSRFQVGKE
- the rpsB gene encoding 30S ribosomal protein S2 → MALTVSIKDLLESGVHFGHQTKRWNPKMSPYIFEAKNNIHIIDLQMTMVKLAEAHEFLKSVGNMEQPVLFVGTKKQAKEAVIAAATKCGMYYINERWLGGFLTNNQTVRKSIERYKNYEQMEQDGTLDLLPKKEAASIKHELFKLRKNLEGIKEMKVLPKAVIIIDPKKEKIAVAEAKKLGIPIVAIVDTNSDPEEIDYCVPGNDDAMKSVRILTSVFADAILEGKASAHYTKKDDGKSVEEKTDKKEGAVAESAGEKQDGKESKEPKKKTKKVEKEEKE